One bacterium genomic region harbors:
- a CDS encoding CPBP family intramembrane metalloprotease has translation MWYLGGYLGVLPGALISVLIFGLAHAYQGKEGIVKTSAMGLILAGIYLLSGSIIGPVLLHTVTDASGGLIGSRVAQSMRN, from the coding sequence ATCTGGTATCTCGGAGGTTATTTGGGGGTTCTACCCGGCGCCCTGATTTCTGTACTGATTTTCGGATTGGCACACGCTTATCAGGGAAAAGAAGGAATTGTGAAGACAAGCGCCATGGGTTTGATTCTCGCCGGGATCTATTTGCTTTCCGGCAGTATCATTGGACCGGTCCTTTTGCATACTGTTACAGATGCATCCGGTGGGTTGATCGGAAGCCGCGTTGCCCAAAGCATGCGGAATTGA
- a CDS encoding ribbon-helix-helix domain-containing protein, translating to MIRTQIQLTEKQAKTLKAMAADRGVSVAELIRQGVSE from the coding sequence ATGATCAGAACCCAGATTCAGTTAACTGAAAAGCAAGCCAAAACGTTAAAAGCTATGGCGGCAGATCGGGGTGTCTCTGTGGCAGAGCTGATTCGCCAGGGTGTTTCCGAG